A stretch of the Haloplanus aerogenes genome encodes the following:
- a CDS encoding hybrid sensor histidine kinase/response regulator — MNGRDGTRRVLVVDDDSTLAAPLADVFENRDSDVTVETAATAAAGFEWLDDDELDCIVSAHALPDRTGIEFLDAVRDTHPELPFVLVTDEEVASEAISAGVTDYLRKDEAIRQPDVLATRIEDAVETHRSRRELRTRHEELHLYEQAFQQMQEGACLYDTDGRFDIVNDYLTDFYGTTREALEGQPSQLVETIRAEGDGDPFQALLDGERAVVRGETTFDHPDRGEVFLNYRLVPLRIGDDIEGVVGVARDVTEQRMRERQLVQAREESQELINGMNDTAWVIGTDEQFLAVNDAAVEQMGYSRSELLSMAPHDIDAGLSDGEITSLIENMPEDGMQVFETAHRTKDGEVIPVEISSSLVTYQGETAILSVARDITDRKEYEGRLREQNQLLEQQRDELEVLNQVLRHDIRNDLQLVTAYADILHDHVDDEGLEHLATVQDRATHAVELTQTARDTATMMLTRDSENEPIDVRSVLEDEIEDLRKRYPDADVVVASEIPSAVVEANEMIASVFRNLLTNAVQHNDEDVPEIVVSTTREGDELVVRIADNGPGISDAQKDAIFGRGEKGLDSRGTGLGLYLVETLVEQYGGDVRVEDNDPEGAVFVVELPTVE; from the coding sequence ATGAACGGACGTGACGGCACGCGACGTGTCCTCGTCGTCGACGACGACTCGACGTTAGCGGCGCCGCTCGCGGACGTGTTCGAGAATCGGGACAGTGACGTCACGGTCGAGACGGCCGCAACCGCGGCCGCGGGATTCGAGTGGCTCGACGACGACGAACTCGACTGTATCGTCTCGGCGCACGCCCTTCCCGATCGAACCGGGATCGAGTTCCTCGACGCCGTTCGAGACACACATCCGGAACTGCCGTTCGTTCTCGTCACCGACGAGGAGGTCGCGAGCGAAGCCATCAGCGCGGGGGTGACCGACTATCTCCGGAAAGACGAGGCGATCCGACAGCCCGACGTCCTGGCGACTCGGATCGAGGACGCGGTGGAAACACACCGGTCCCGGCGGGAGTTGCGGACCCGACACGAGGAGTTGCACCTCTACGAACAGGCCTTCCAACAGATGCAGGAGGGGGCGTGTCTGTACGATACGGACGGGCGGTTCGACATCGTCAACGACTATCTGACCGACTTCTACGGAACGACGCGGGAAGCACTCGAAGGACAGCCGAGTCAACTCGTCGAGACGATCCGCGCAGAGGGTGACGGCGATCCGTTTCAAGCGTTGCTCGACGGTGAACGAGCGGTCGTCCGCGGCGAGACGACCTTCGACCACCCGGACCGCGGCGAGGTGTTCCTGAACTACCGCCTCGTCCCACTACGGATCGGGGACGACATCGAGGGTGTCGTCGGCGTGGCGCGGGACGTGACGGAACAGCGAATGCGGGAGCGCCAACTGGTGCAGGCCCGGGAGGAGTCTCAGGAGTTGATCAACGGAATGAACGACACCGCCTGGGTCATCGGCACCGACGAGCAGTTTCTCGCGGTGAACGATGCGGCCGTGGAGCAGATGGGGTATTCGCGGTCGGAACTCCTCTCGATGGCCCCACACGACATCGACGCGGGGCTGTCGGACGGTGAGATCACGTCACTTATCGAGAACATGCCGGAGGACGGAATGCAGGTGTTCGAGACGGCCCATCGGACCAAAGACGGTGAGGTGATCCCCGTCGAGATCAGTTCCAGTTTGGTCACCTACCAGGGTGAGACGGCGATTCTGAGCGTCGCGCGGGACATCACCGACCGCAAGGAGTACGAGGGACGACTGCGCGAACAGAATCAGCTCCTGGAACAGCAACGCGACGAACTGGAGGTGTTGAATCAGGTGTTGCGCCACGACATCCGCAACGACCTCCAGCTGGTGACCGCCTACGCAGACATCCTGCACGACCACGTCGACGACGAGGGTCTGGAACATCTCGCGACGGTTCAGGACCGCGCTACCCACGCGGTCGAACTCACACAGACGGCGCGGGATACGGCCACGATGATGCTGACGCGCGACTCGGAGAACGAACCCATCGACGTTCGGTCCGTGCTCGAAGACGAAATCGAAGACCTGCGGAAGCGCTACCCGGACGCCGACGTGGTCGTGGCATCGGAGATACCGTCCGCGGTCGTCGAGGCCAATGAGATGATCGCGTCGGTCTTCCGGAATCTCCTCACGAACGCGGTGCAACACAACGACGAGGACGTGCCCGAAATCGTCGTCTCCACGACGAGGGAGGGAGACGAACTGGTCGTCCGGATCGCCGACAACGGGCCGGGCATCTCCGACGCACAGAAAGATGCCATCTTCGGAAGGGGGGAGAAAGGTCTCGACAGCCGAGGAACGGGACTCGGCCTGTATCTCGTCGAGACGCTCGTCGAGCAGTACGGAGGCGACGTGCGGGTCGAGGACAACGATCCGGAGGGAGCCGTCTTCGTCGTCGAACTGCCGACAGTCGAGTGA
- a CDS encoding SDR family oxidoreductase, which translates to MSDDAFELTEPTLTADDLLVLDDPRFGPETASIVTGAASGIGRATALALAANGLTVVAADIDADGLDETVAKGVDIGVDGDIVPVEADLTDDAEVEAIVETAVEQGDLRYVANIAGMQHIASIPNFPMEMYDRLLDIMLRAPFLLSKLAMPHIREAEGYGAIGNMSSAHGHYATKDKAAYITAKHGLNGLTKCIAAEGEGTLRGFSVSVGYVLTPLMVNQIEDTAEERGISEQEVVEDVMLGQARTKEMMTPAEVANLFVFGFSQHGKHLNGGDMLWDGGYTTTYE; encoded by the coding sequence ATGTCAGACGACGCGTTCGAACTGACGGAACCGACCCTGACCGCCGACGACCTCCTCGTCCTCGACGATCCCCGCTTCGGCCCGGAGACGGCGAGCATCGTCACGGGCGCCGCGTCGGGGATCGGTCGCGCGACGGCACTCGCCCTCGCGGCCAATGGTCTCACTGTCGTCGCGGCCGACATCGACGCTGACGGGCTCGACGAGACGGTCGCCAAAGGTGTGGACATCGGCGTCGACGGCGACATCGTGCCCGTCGAGGCGGACCTCACCGACGACGCCGAGGTCGAGGCCATCGTCGAGACGGCGGTCGAGCAGGGCGACCTCCGCTACGTCGCCAACATCGCCGGCATGCAACACATCGCCTCCATCCCCAACTTCCCGATGGAGATGTACGACCGTCTGCTCGATATCATGCTCCGCGCGCCGTTCCTGCTCTCGAAACTGGCAATGCCGCACATCCGCGAGGCGGAGGGCTACGGCGCCATCGGCAACATGTCCTCCGCCCACGGCCACTACGCCACCAAGGACAAGGCGGCGTACATCACCGCGAAACACGGGCTGAACGGGTTGACGAAGTGTATCGCCGCCGAGGGCGAGGGGACGCTGCGGGGCTTCTCGGTCAGCGTCGGTTACGTGCTGACGCCGCTGATGGTGAACCAGATCGAGGACACGGCCGAAGAACGAGGCATCTCCGAACAGGAAGTCGTCGAGGACGTGATGCTCGGGCAGGCGCGTACGAAGGAGATGATGACGCCCGCCGAAGTCGCGAACCTCTTCGTCTTCGGCTTCTCACAGCACGGCAAACACCTCAACGGCGGCGACATGCTCTGGGACGGCGGCTACACGACGACCTACGAGTAA
- a CDS encoding APC family permease, with amino-acid sequence MNSLRSLLTRSRPGKLGLLEVIAMGVGGMVSGGIYAVLGVAMAQAGNAVPISYLIAGIITLLTAYSYLKLTLHFGEHGGVFSFVEHVVNSPTVAAYVGWVLVVGYVGVMAMYAFAFGAYTLTAARAVFGIALPQYLRPIMSILIVAGFVGLNLKGVRETGLFEDIAVYIKIAILLSLAVLGIVFYDGSVTAIDFFSEGVVTPITGFAIIFVSYEGFQLLVYDYEDIENVERVLPVGMYVAIAIAILIYVSVSFMAMLHLTPEQLVAHEEVALAEAVSHIPVLGAAGFVLVILSAMKSTSSGINATLFGTARLVHKLSTEGALPRAFSFRNREGIPVYALLVMGGLTAAFAALGSLKQITEFGSVAFLLSFAVTNYTNLRLGDVTGSNRLVPALGLVGTGVAIPIVLYHLYLTDVGILLWILGIFVSIFLLEFLYLERSPFDPDVESDG; translated from the coding sequence ATGAATTCGCTTCGATCGCTCCTAACGCGGAGTCGACCGGGGAAACTCGGGTTACTGGAGGTCATCGCGATGGGCGTCGGTGGGATGGTCTCGGGCGGAATCTACGCCGTGCTCGGCGTCGCGATGGCACAGGCCGGGAACGCCGTCCCGATATCGTATCTCATCGCGGGCATCATCACGCTGCTGACCGCCTACTCCTATCTCAAACTCACTCTCCACTTTGGCGAGCACGGTGGCGTCTTCTCCTTCGTCGAGCACGTCGTCAACAGTCCGACGGTGGCTGCGTACGTCGGGTGGGTACTTGTTGTCGGCTACGTCGGCGTGATGGCGATGTACGCGTTTGCGTTCGGTGCATACACTCTCACGGCCGCCCGGGCAGTCTTCGGAATCGCGCTCCCACAGTATCTTCGTCCGATTATGTCTATCCTGATCGTCGCTGGCTTCGTCGGGCTCAACCTGAAGGGCGTCCGCGAAACGGGTCTCTTCGAGGACATCGCGGTGTACATCAAGATCGCGATTTTGCTCTCCCTCGCAGTCCTAGGGATCGTCTTCTACGACGGGAGCGTGACGGCTATCGACTTCTTCAGCGAGGGGGTCGTCACCCCGATCACCGGGTTTGCGATCATCTTCGTCTCCTACGAGGGGTTTCAGCTGCTGGTGTATGACTACGAGGACATCGAGAACGTAGAGCGAGTGTTACCGGTCGGGATGTACGTCGCCATCGCCATCGCGATCCTGATCTACGTCTCGGTCTCGTTCATGGCGATGCTTCACCTGACGCCCGAGCAGCTCGTGGCTCACGAGGAAGTGGCACTCGCCGAAGCGGTCTCTCATATCCCGGTTCTGGGTGCCGCCGGGTTCGTCCTCGTTATTCTCTCGGCGATGAAGAGCACCTCCTCGGGGATCAACGCAACCCTCTTCGGAACGGCGCGGCTCGTCCACAAGCTCTCGACGGAGGGGGCACTTCCTCGGGCTTTTTCGTTCCGAAATAGGGAGGGAATTCCCGTGTATGCGCTTCTCGTCATGGGCGGGCTCACAGCCGCGTTCGCCGCCCTCGGCTCGCTCAAGCAGATTACCGAGTTTGGCTCTGTCGCATTCCTTCTCTCGTTCGCCGTCACGAACTACACGAACCTCCGGCTCGGCGACGTGACAGGGTCGAACCGGCTCGTTCCCGCGCTCGGCCTCGTTGGAACGGGCGTCGCGATCCCGATCGTCCTCTATCACCTCTATCTCACCGACGTCGGAATCCTACTCTGGATCCTCGGCATTTTCGTCTCGATCTTTCTGCTCGAATTCCTCTATCTGGAGCGGAGTCCTTTCGACCCCGATGTCGAAAGCGATGGCTGA
- a CDS encoding DUF7511 domain-containing protein, which yields MSLCEIDAIEHEVITMSSVPTESDDWEPFQPAHDEAFVANITEQADDVERCSISPLPRSERMLETEWIAATDGSFVPLDEMR from the coding sequence ATGTCCCTCTGCGAAATCGACGCTATCGAACACGAGGTGATAACGATGAGTTCCGTCCCGACTGAATCAGACGACTGGGAGCCATTCCAGCCAGCACACGACGAAGCGTTCGTGGCGAACATCACAGAACAAGCTGACGACGTGGAGAGGTGCTCGATATCGCCGCTGCCGAGGAGCGAGCGGATGCTGGAGACCGAGTGGATTGCCGCTACGGATGGATCGTTCGTCCCACTCGACGAAATGCGCTAA
- a CDS encoding dienelactone hydrolase family protein: MSQPTENLARIPVEDVELEGMLDIPDGAEGLVVFAHGSGSSRKSPRNNFVAAVIRERGLGTLLFDLLTEEEDQIRENRFDIPLLTDRLVAVTEWLNTRDATRDLNVGYFGSSTGAASALRATARLEDEIDAVVSRGGRVDMASEVLDEITVPTLFIVGGADTQVLELNREAYDQLACEKELHVVEGAGHLFEGEGELEEVADVAADWFAESLR; encoded by the coding sequence ATGTCCCAGCCGACCGAGAATCTCGCACGTATTCCGGTCGAAGATGTCGAACTCGAGGGAATGCTCGATATTCCGGACGGGGCGGAGGGACTGGTGGTCTTCGCCCACGGGAGCGGATCGAGTCGGAAGAGCCCGCGCAACAACTTCGTGGCGGCGGTCATCCGCGAACGCGGGCTCGGAACCCTCCTGTTCGACCTCCTGACCGAAGAAGAGGACCAGATCCGAGAGAATCGGTTCGACATCCCGTTGCTGACGGATCGGCTCGTTGCCGTCACCGAGTGGCTGAATACGCGTGATGCTACTCGTGATCTGAACGTGGGCTATTTCGGATCTAGCACGGGTGCGGCGTCCGCCCTCCGAGCAACGGCTCGGCTGGAAGACGAGATCGATGCAGTCGTCTCGCGTGGAGGACGCGTCGATATGGCATCGGAGGTTCTCGACGAAATCACAGTGCCGACGCTGTTTATCGTCGGCGGCGCGGACACGCAGGTGCTCGAACTCAACCGCGAGGCCTACGACCAGCTCGCCTGCGAGAAGGAATTACACGTCGTCGAGGGCGCTGGGCATCTCTTCGAGGGCGAGGGTGAGCTCGAAGAAGTCGCGGACGTAGCGGCCGACTGGTTCGCCGAGTCGCTACGGTGA
- a CDS encoding CBS domain-containing protein — protein MEIADIVSEEYVALSPDTPVSKLVGAFDDPTVKGVVVHGDEFEGIVTRRQLATSHHQPDEKVGSLVWHVPRLAPDEDIRKVAQLMIDSDAQLLPVFDGGELAGVVTVDAILEKVQPFLDAATVAEASTADLVTLDPESTFGEALHVFRKKRITHLPVVEDDTAIGILSLYDVTDLTVRSAKQSQGGDAGGTDSFGGDISASTGRAHGGFGAREGELARILDLPVRDVMVSPVRTIHPDATLETAVEEMFAIGGSSLVVTEDGRPFGIVTKTDILDSLTWEAGGNRAVQVYGTDLLDDVQYEDVVAMIEKFDDRDHGMSVLDAKIHLHEHDEKLRGTPLLLARIRLHTDRGLYIASGEGYGASHALNEARDVLERQIRDRKTYGESKKPPTEEFWEKRFGWMLE, from the coding sequence ATGGAAATTGCCGATATCGTCTCGGAAGAGTACGTAGCGCTCTCACCGGACACGCCCGTGTCGAAGCTCGTCGGTGCGTTCGACGATCCGACCGTCAAGGGGGTCGTCGTACACGGCGATGAATTCGAGGGAATCGTCACGAGGAGACAGCTCGCCACCTCGCACCACCAACCCGACGAAAAGGTCGGTTCGCTCGTCTGGCACGTCCCCAGACTCGCCCCCGACGAGGACATCCGCAAGGTTGCCCAGCTCATGATCGACAGCGACGCACAGCTCCTCCCGGTCTTCGACGGGGGCGAACTAGCGGGCGTCGTCACCGTCGATGCGATTCTGGAGAAAGTCCAGCCGTTTCTCGACGCGGCGACCGTCGCCGAGGCCTCCACCGCCGACCTCGTCACGCTCGATCCGGAGTCGACCTTCGGTGAAGCACTCCACGTGTTCCGGAAGAAGCGGATCACGCATCTCCCGGTCGTCGAGGACGACACTGCAATTGGCATCCTGAGTCTCTACGACGTGACCGATCTAACGGTTCGTTCCGCGAAACAGAGCCAAGGCGGCGATGCAGGTGGCACGGACTCGTTCGGTGGAGACATTTCGGCCAGTACCGGTCGGGCTCACGGCGGTTTCGGTGCCCGGGAGGGGGAACTCGCCCGCATCTTGGATCTCCCGGTCAGAGACGTCATGGTCTCGCCGGTACGCACGATTCACCCGGACGCGACACTCGAGACGGCCGTCGAGGAGATGTTCGCCATCGGCGGATCGTCGCTCGTCGTCACGGAAGACGGCCGGCCCTTCGGTATCGTCACGAAGACCGACATCCTCGATTCGCTCACGTGGGAGGCTGGCGGCAATCGAGCCGTCCAAGTCTATGGCACCGATTTGCTGGACGACGTGCAATACGAGGACGTCGTGGCGATGATCGAGAAGTTCGACGACCGTGACCACGGGATGTCCGTTCTAGACGCGAAGATCCACCTTCACGAACACGACGAGAAACTTCGAGGGACGCCTCTTCTGCTTGCCCGCATCCGCCTGCACACCGATCGAGGACTGTACATCGCCTCCGGTGAAGGCTACGGGGCGAGTCACGCACTCAACGAGGCACGCGACGTGCTCGAACGACAGATTCGTGATCGCAAGACGTACGGCGAAAGTAAGAAGCCCCCGACCGAGGAGTTCTGGGAGAAACGCTTCGGCTGGATGCTCGAATGA
- a CDS encoding phosphoribosyltransferase — MPNASRFTDRTEAGEQLGKVLREREIDVDIVLAIPRGGLPLGRAVADMLDVPLDIVVASKIGAPGNPEYAIGAVASDGSVWRNERAFRGTGSDEEYFEQEREKEAENARQKAERYRGERSEPDLDGKTVAVVDDGVATGSTVRACLEMLRQTDADRIVLAVPVGPPDTVRELRELADEVICLETPSNFMGVGQFYERFDQVSDEEAMAYLESPS, encoded by the coding sequence ATGCCAAACGCGTCCCGATTCACGGACCGGACTGAGGCTGGCGAGCAACTCGGAAAAGTACTCCGCGAGCGAGAGATCGACGTGGATATCGTGCTCGCGATCCCGCGAGGTGGCCTTCCGCTCGGACGAGCCGTTGCCGACATGCTCGACGTTCCGCTCGATATCGTCGTCGCGTCGAAGATCGGCGCGCCAGGCAACCCGGAGTATGCCATCGGTGCCGTCGCCAGCGACGGGAGCGTCTGGCGCAATGAAAGGGCGTTTCGTGGGACGGGATCCGATGAGGAATACTTCGAACAGGAGCGGGAGAAGGAAGCCGAGAACGCGCGTCAGAAAGCCGAGCGCTACCGGGGCGAACGCTCCGAGCCCGACCTGGACGGCAAGACCGTCGCCGTCGTCGACGACGGCGTGGCCACGGGCTCGACCGTCAGAGCGTGCCTCGAGATGCTCCGGCAGACCGACGCCGATCGCATCGTGCTGGCAGTCCCCGTTGGACCGCCCGACACCGTTCGCGAGTTACGGGAGTTGGCCGACGAGGTGATCTGTCTCGAGACGCCGAGCAACTTCATGGGGGTCGGACAGTTCTACGAGCGATTCGATCAGGTCTCCGACGAAGAGGCGATGGCGTATCTCGAATCGCCGTCCTGA
- a CDS encoding rubrerythrin-like domain-containing protein — translation MPTVPDPAPCNQDEQLYECLECGKRLCSSESLAACPGCEGTLQNLSRPRPE, via the coding sequence ATGCCAACAGTACCGGATCCCGCTCCGTGTAATCAGGACGAACAGCTCTACGAGTGTCTGGAGTGTGGGAAGCGTCTCTGTAGCTCGGAGTCGCTCGCGGCGTGTCCGGGCTGTGAGGGGACGTTGCAGAACCTCAGTCGGCCGCGTCCCGAGTAG
- a CDS encoding erythromycin esterase family protein has protein sequence MRLQDRTSWTEPGDIDAAVADVRSTTHGLEQPSDLDRLVEQFGDRTYVLLGEASHGTSEYYRWRARLTARLVQEKDFSFVAVEGDWTNCYEVNRYVKGLSVSPETIRDALEAFERWPTWMWANWEALEFLDWLELHNQRLPEDDRIGFYGLDVYSLFESMDAVVDYLEDVDPDAAAEARAAYRCFEPYGEDAQEYARALRMVPETCEDEVVEMLTRLREQVAAYDHSRDDYFNAEQNALVAKNAEQYYREMVRGEVDSWNIRDRHMVETLERLQKHHGSDSKGIVWAHNTHIGDARATDMEARGRLNVGQLVREHEGRADVALIGMGSHQGTVIAADSWGARLEEMTVPPAQEGSYEHVFEQAGGGDCFLVTGELPDDSPLTRPRGHRAIGVVYHPAHEAGNYVPTVLPERYDAFMYFDETSALHPLDVHADVEAIPDLYPWGF, from the coding sequence ATGAGGCTCCAGGATCGCACGTCGTGGACCGAACCGGGCGACATCGACGCGGCCGTCGCCGACGTCCGCTCGACGACACACGGACTAGAACAGCCCTCCGATCTGGATCGTCTCGTCGAGCAATTCGGAGATCGAACGTACGTGTTGCTGGGCGAGGCTTCGCACGGTACCTCGGAGTACTACCGCTGGCGCGCCCGACTGACGGCCCGACTCGTCCAAGAGAAAGATTTCTCGTTCGTCGCTGTGGAAGGTGACTGGACGAACTGTTACGAGGTCAATCGGTACGTCAAGGGTCTCTCGGTGTCTCCCGAGACGATCCGCGACGCTCTCGAGGCGTTCGAACGGTGGCCGACATGGATGTGGGCGAACTGGGAGGCCCTCGAGTTCCTCGATTGGCTGGAGCTTCACAACCAGCGACTCCCCGAAGACGACCGAATCGGGTTCTACGGCCTCGACGTGTACAGCCTGTTCGAGTCGATGGACGCAGTCGTTGATTATCTCGAGGACGTAGACCCGGATGCAGCAGCCGAGGCCAGGGCCGCCTACCGGTGTTTCGAACCGTACGGTGAAGACGCACAGGAGTACGCGCGGGCGCTCCGGATGGTTCCCGAGACCTGCGAGGACGAGGTGGTAGAAATGTTGACGCGGCTCCGCGAGCAGGTCGCAGCGTACGATCACAGCCGCGATGACTACTTCAACGCCGAACAGAACGCCTTGGTCGCAAAAAACGCCGAACAGTACTACCGAGAGATGGTTCGTGGCGAGGTCGACTCCTGGAACATCCGGGACCGACACATGGTCGAAACGCTGGAGCGTTTGCAGAAGCATCACGGATCGGACAGCAAGGGCATCGTCTGGGCGCACAACACCCACATCGGCGACGCCAGAGCGACTGACATGGAGGCGCGGGGACGGCTCAATGTCGGCCAACTCGTTCGCGAGCACGAAGGCAGGGCCGACGTGGCATTGATTGGTATGGGTTCACACCAGGGCACGGTGATCGCCGCGGATTCGTGGGGCGCACGGTTGGAGGAGATGACAGTCCCACCCGCACAGGAGGGAAGTTACGAACACGTCTTCGAGCAGGCGGGTGGAGGCGACTGTTTCCTCGTAACCGGGGAGCTTCCCGACGACTCACCGCTCACCCGACCTCGGGGTCATCGCGCCATCGGTGTCGTGTATCACCCGGCTCACGAGGCGGGGAACTACGTGCCGACGGTTCTTCCCGAACGATATGATGCATTCATGTATTTCGACGAGACGAGCGCCCTCCATCCGCTCGATGTCCACGCCGACGTCGAGGCGATCCCGGATCTGTACCCGTGGGGATTCTAA
- a CDS encoding YgaP family membrane protein: protein MLRVSTQWIRHTDIPRYWEKYTISRALRDPEAHMDKNVGGIDRTGRIVVGIVIAIAGIAALTGYWTAGAVIGGVALVIGAILLVTGTTQKCPINEAAGIDTTE, encoded by the coding sequence ATGCTCAGAGTGTCCACCCAGTGGATCAGACACACCGACATTCCAAGGTATTGGGAAAAATATACCATATCAAGAGCACTGCGGGATCCAGAGGCACACATGGACAAGAACGTGGGCGGAATCGATCGAACTGGCCGCATCGTCGTGGGCATCGTGATAGCGATAGCGGGTATAGCCGCACTTACCGGCTACTGGACTGCTGGAGCGGTGATCGGAGGGGTCGCTCTCGTTATCGGAGCGATCCTCCTCGTGACCGGAACGACACAAAAGTGTCCCATCAACGAGGCCGCAGGCATCGACACGACCGAGTGA
- a CDS encoding DUF2267 domain-containing protein, whose amino-acid sequence MNFDEFTGTVQHRLELPGTGETLRAIRATLMTLGQRLPEGNAEDLAASLPLEIKWYLTGAVHEHGQRFDWQEFVSRVSEIEQADPADAAYHARVIVDIVQTLVPGSDFQQLRDLLPESEDDENWRKLFEIVDAGGWSEAAEAQTGGGPQPDATSRDELEDADRGSDPPE is encoded by the coding sequence ATGAACTTCGACGAATTCACCGGCACGGTACAACATCGACTCGAATTACCCGGTACCGGCGAGACTCTCCGGGCGATCCGGGCAACACTGATGACACTCGGTCAGCGTCTTCCCGAGGGCAACGCCGAAGATCTCGCCGCGTCGCTCCCCTTAGAGATCAAGTGGTATCTGACCGGCGCGGTCCACGAACACGGCCAGCGCTTCGACTGGCAGGAATTCGTCTCGCGTGTCAGTGAAATCGAACAGGCCGACCCGGCCGACGCGGCCTACCACGCTCGCGTCATCGTCGACATCGTACAGACGCTGGTCCCGGGGTCGGATTTCCAGCAACTGCGCGATTTGCTCCCCGAAAGCGAGGACGACGAAAACTGGCGCAAGCTTTTCGAAATCGTCGATGCCGGCGGATGGAGCGAAGCCGCAGAGGCCCAGACAGGTGGCGGTCCTCAACCCGACGCGACGAGTCGAGACGAACTCGAAGATGCGGATCGTGGCTCCGACCCACCAGAGTAA
- a CDS encoding enolase C-terminal domain-like protein, whose protein sequence is MRISDVEIHEFDYEVERTGTVGGNWVYDPDSTLEPPGFVLTIRTADGTEGHYRGFAFTPPSIAQVQMVAEEHLLGRDPLARRGIWQDCWRALRHTDHFGLGAIDVALWDLAGNHHDASVSTLLGGYRDTLPTYASTMFVDDNGGLDGPEAFADYAERCLDRGYDGFKFHGHPEVRPEVDIAICEALADRVGSEMDLMIDSSSLYRTYADALKVGQALDDLDFFWYEDPMHDGGVSERTTKKLVAALDTPMLGLEHVRTGPYGAVDSLASESTDLVRASAHMDGGITGALKTAEAAEAFGVDVELLLGGPAHMHLMSALRNSSYFEHGLLNPESDWILNQGFEGRPESIDDDGRMAVPDGPGLGVDIDWEFVDRRRTGHTVIE, encoded by the coding sequence ATGCGCATCTCCGATGTCGAGATTCACGAGTTCGACTACGAGGTGGAACGAACAGGGACCGTCGGCGGCAACTGGGTGTACGACCCCGACTCGACGCTCGAACCGCCGGGATTCGTTCTGACCATCCGCACCGCCGACGGCACCGAGGGCCACTACCGCGGCTTCGCGTTCACGCCCCCGAGCATCGCGCAGGTGCAGATGGTCGCCGAGGAGCATCTGCTCGGCCGCGATCCGCTCGCGAGACGCGGTATCTGGCAGGACTGCTGGCGCGCCCTCAGACACACCGATCACTTCGGTCTCGGCGCCATCGACGTGGCGCTCTGGGATCTCGCCGGAAACCATCACGACGCCAGCGTCTCCACCCTCCTCGGCGGCTACCGTGACACCCTGCCCACCTACGCGTCGACGATGTTCGTCGACGACAACGGGGGACTGGACGGGCCGGAGGCGTTCGCCGACTACGCCGAACGGTGTCTCGACCGCGGCTACGACGGCTTCAAGTTCCACGGCCACCCCGAGGTACGACCCGAGGTGGATATCGCCATCTGCGAGGCGCTCGCGGACCGCGTCGGTTCGGAGATGGACCTCATGATCGACAGCTCCAGCCTCTATCGCACCTACGCCGACGCCCTGAAAGTCGGACAGGCGCTCGACGACCTCGACTTCTTCTGGTACGAGGACCCGATGCACGACGGCGGCGTGAGCGAGCGGACGACGAAGAAACTCGTCGCCGCGCTCGACACGCCGATGCTCGGCCTCGAACACGTCCGCACCGGTCCGTACGGCGCCGTCGACAGCCTCGCGAGCGAGTCGACCGACCTCGTCCGCGCCAGCGCGCACATGGACGGTGGCATCACGGGCGCGCTCAAGACCGCCGAGGCCGCCGAGGCGTTCGGCGTCGACGTGGAACTCCTGCTCGGCGGCCCGGCGCACATGCACCTCATGAGCGCGCTCCGAAACTCCAGTTACTTCGAACACGGCTTGCTCAACCCCGAGAGCGACTGGATCCTGAATCAGGGGTTCGAGGGGCGGCCGGAGTCCATCGACGACGACGGTCGGATGGCCGTCCCCGACGGTCCCGGCCTCGGCGTCGACATCGACTGGGAGTTCGTCGACCGACGGCGGACGGGTCACACCGTCATCGAGTAG